One Synechococcus sp. PROS-9-1 DNA window includes the following coding sequences:
- a CDS encoding YdcF family protein, translating into MIYLLSKLLPLALLPLGFSLILLFVGLIGRWRWPVIAALVLLWVCSLGLVSQTLWRWLEAPWQRTTASEAHSAEAIVVLSGGRHPAPGAARVSEWHDPDRFLAGLDLYRAGKAPRLLFTGGASPFRPGQPPEGKRYLKEAQQLGIPAGVMASTPPVVNTAEEAVAIRRLLETSGNGLVPSPRILLVTSAFHMRRAQRLFERQGLVVEPFPVDFQARGAWAGPLWRDPTQWFPSAGALDGSSRALRELLGRLIYRAW; encoded by the coding sequence TGCTCAGCAAGCTTCTCCCTCTGGCCTTGTTGCCACTTGGCTTCTCCTTGATCCTTCTGTTCGTGGGGCTGATCGGCCGTTGGCGTTGGCCTGTGATTGCAGCGCTTGTGCTGCTTTGGGTTTGTTCTCTGGGGCTGGTGAGCCAAACCCTGTGGCGCTGGCTCGAGGCGCCCTGGCAACGCACCACCGCATCTGAAGCTCATTCTGCTGAAGCGATCGTGGTGCTCAGCGGCGGCCGTCACCCAGCTCCCGGTGCTGCGCGGGTGAGCGAGTGGCACGACCCAGACCGCTTTCTTGCTGGCCTCGATCTCTACCGCGCTGGCAAGGCCCCGCGCTTGCTGTTTACCGGTGGGGCAAGTCCGTTCCGGCCCGGCCAACCTCCCGAGGGGAAGCGCTACCTAAAGGAAGCGCAACAGCTTGGAATCCCCGCTGGCGTTATGGCGAGCACGCCACCGGTGGTGAACACCGCAGAAGAAGCGGTTGCGATTCGTCGATTGCTGGAGACATCTGGGAATGGATTAGTTCCATCCCCTCGCATCCTGCTGGTCACCAGTGCCTTTCATATGCGCCGTGCTCAGCGCCTGTTTGAGCGCCAGGGTCTCGTGGTGGAACCGTTCCCCGTGGATTTTCAGGCCCGCGGCGCTTGGGCCGGTCCTCTGTGGCGTGACCCAACCCAGTGGTTTCCTTCTGCAGGCGCTTTAGATGGCAGCTCCCGTGCCCTGCGTGAGCTATTGGGTCGCTTGATCTATCGGGCTTGGTAG
- a CDS encoding AbrB/MazE/SpoVT family DNA-binding domain-containing protein → MDLATLTAKGQVTIPKGVRDALGLKRGDLVSWELEDESVRLRVVSPIDLGYLRGVQAGLTEWGSDEDEVAFADL, encoded by the coding sequence ATGGATTTGGCAACATTGACGGCTAAGGGGCAAGTCACGATCCCCAAGGGTGTACGGGACGCTCTCGGGCTGAAGCGTGGCGATCTCGTGAGTTGGGAACTTGAGGACGAGTCGGTTCGTCTCAGGGTGGTGTCTCCGATCGACCTGGGCTATTTGCGTGGAGTTCAGGCTGGGCTGACGGAATGGGGCAGTGATGAGGATGAAGTTGCCTTTGCAGACCTGTGA